One region of Emys orbicularis isolate rEmyOrb1 chromosome 6, rEmyOrb1.hap1, whole genome shotgun sequence genomic DNA includes:
- the PMAIP1 gene encoding phorbol-12-myristate-13-acetate-induced protein 1 — protein sequence MMPGKTLRKGAQQSPAPAAQEAVMQCSLQLRKIGDICNLQQKILNVITKLFCPGT from the exons ATGATGCCGGGAAAGACCCTGCGCAAGGGTGCGCAGCAGAGCCCCGCTCCCGCAG CACAGGAAGCTGTGATGCAGTGCTCTTTGCAACTACGCAAAATAGGAGATATATGCAACCTGCAGCAGAAGATTCTTAATGTTATTACAAAACTGTTCTGCCCAGGAACGTGA